In Aquiflexum balticum DSM 16537, a single genomic region encodes these proteins:
- a CDS encoding sterol desaturase family protein, with product MAKEKITFEQIVNLDLPNLIIIATPIMIFLVALEWLFSYKDKKDYYDGKDTLTATFIGLVNAGMSAAIKVVTFGIILFFYNLVPWAIPHTWWSYILCLFWLDFWRYVAHRIAHENRFWWATHVTHHNSKKYNWSVSFRLSWTQHIKIVFFIPVVLAGFHPVVFFIVHQLAVLYQFWIHTEYIKKLPKPIEFFFVTPSHHRVHHATNEQYLDKNYGSTFIIWDRIFGTFMEEKEQPIYGLTKQVDSYNPITLNFHEWSDIVKDVRKSKSLKEAYAMMFTRPSLLEGVKNEYKEKEKVKV from the coding sequence ATGGCAAAAGAAAAAATAACTTTTGAGCAAATTGTAAACTTAGACCTTCCAAATCTAATCATTATTGCTACACCAATAATGATTTTTCTGGTTGCTTTGGAATGGCTGTTTTCCTATAAGGACAAGAAAGATTATTATGATGGTAAGGATACCTTGACAGCAACCTTTATTGGACTTGTCAATGCAGGCATGAGTGCTGCTATAAAAGTGGTGACTTTTGGCATTATATTATTTTTCTATAACCTAGTCCCTTGGGCTATTCCACACACCTGGTGGTCATATATCCTTTGTTTATTTTGGTTGGATTTTTGGAGATATGTTGCCCATAGAATCGCCCATGAAAACAGGTTTTGGTGGGCCACCCATGTAACCCATCACAATTCGAAAAAATATAATTGGTCTGTATCTTTCCGACTCAGTTGGACCCAGCATATCAAAATTGTTTTCTTTATTCCAGTGGTCTTGGCCGGTTTTCATCCGGTAGTATTTTTTATCGTTCATCAATTGGCAGTATTGTACCAATTTTGGATCCACACCGAATACATTAAAAAGCTTCCCAAGCCTATTGAGTTTTTCTTTGTAACCCCATCTCATCATCGGGTTCATCATGCTACCAATGAACAATATCTAGATAAAAACTATGGGTCAACCTTTATTATCTGGGATAGGATTTTTGGGACATTTATGGAAGAAAAAGAACAACCCATTTATGGACTGACCAAGCAGGTGGATTCTTACAATCCAATCACCTTAAACTTCCATGAATGGTCTGATATTGTAAAAGACGTCAGAAAATCCAAATCCCTGAAAGAGGCTTACGCGATGATGTTTACGCGAC